In Henriciella litoralis, the genomic window TTGTCAGCCGAATTCTCAGCCGGCTCATAGCCTTTGCCCTTCTGCGTAACGACGTGCAGGAGGACCGGCCCGGTTTCCATGGCCTTGCAGTTCTCAAGAACCGGCAACAGGACGTCCATATCGTGCCCATCGATCGGGCCGATATAATAAAAGCCGAGTTCCTCAAAGAGCGTGCCGCCCATCGCAAAACCGCGCAGATATTCCTCTGCCTTGCGGGCGGGATTTTCCAGACCAATCGGCTTGGCAATCTGCTTGGCGAATTTGCGAAGGCCGCGATATGAGCGCGACGACACGAGCTTTGAGAGATAGTGGCTCATCGCGCCCACAGGCGGCGCAATCGACATGTCATTATCGTTCAGGATGACCAGCATGTTGCTGCCATCAGACCCGGCATTGTTCATCGCCTCATAGGCCATACCGGCCGACATCGAGCCGTCGCCGATGACGCAGATCACTTTATTGTCACGGCCCTGCAGATCTCGTGATTTGGCAAAGCCATGCCCTGCGGAAATCGACGTCGAGGCGTGCGCCGCACCGAACGGGTCATACTCACTCTCGGCGCGCTTGGTGAAACCGGAGAGGCCTCCGCCCTGGCGCAGCGTTCGGATCCGGTCCTTGCGGTCGGTGAGGATCTTGTGGGGATAACACTGGTGGCCAACATCGAAGATCAGCTTGTCGTCAGGCGTATTGAACACCGAATGGACCGCGACTGTCAGCTCCACAACGCCCAGACCTGCCCCAAGATGCCCGCCGGTCACCGAAACGGCATCGATCATCTCGGCGCGCACTTCGTCTGCAATCTGGCGAAGTTCGTCGCGCGAACGGCCTTTCAGATCAGCAGGCGTATGGATGGCATCGAGAAGAGGGGTCTTGGCTGAAGCGGTCATTACGGGCGGTCCTTTCAGGGGACTCGGTTATTGTCTGGATGAACTCTATCGTGTCCGGTCCAGAACATAATCAACTGATTGCAGCAAGATATTGGCCCGATTGCGGAAAAAAGCGAGGTGTTCGCGTGCTTGGGCTGCAAGCAGTCGCACACGCTCACGCGCGCCTTCGATTCCAAGTATCGTGACGAAATTCGCCTTGCCGGCCTGTTCATCGGATCGGAGCGTCTTGCCGACAACCTCCTGATCACCGGTCGCATCGAGAAGATCGTCGGCGATCTGGTAGGCCAGACCAAGGTCCTGCGCAAAGCCGGCGAGCGCATGCCGGGCCGCGTCGCTGGCCCCGCCAATGATCGCGGCGGCTTCAACGGAATAGGAAATCAGCGCGCCGGTCTTCATGCGTTGCATACGCGTGATCGTATTGAGGTCGCGCGGGCTCGCCTCTTGCAGCATGTCGATCATCTGACCGCCAACCATGCCCCGGGCGCCCGATGCATCGGCGAGACGCTCGATCAGGCGCAGCCTGATCGCAGGATCGGCATGCGTCTCGTCACTGGCGATAATCTTGAAAGCCAGCGTCAAAAGCGCGTCGCCAGCGAGAACAGCCGTCGCCTCATCGAAAGCCTTGTGAACGGTAGGCTGACCGCGGCGAAGATCATCGTCGTCCATGCACGGAAGATCATCATGGACCAGCGAATAAGTGTGCACGCACTCCAGCGCGGCGGCTGTGCGTAACAGCGCCTTTTCGTCCGCGTTGAACAAAGCGCCCGTCTCGATGACGTAGAAAGGCCGCATCCGCTTGCCGTCTGCGAGCGCCGCATGGCGCATGGCTCGCATCAGATCGGCTTCAGGCCCCTGCGCAGGCGGAATCAGCTGATCAAGCGCGACCGTAACCTTGTCGGCAATCTCGGTCAGGCGCTGCTGAAAATCCATAGACGACCGTCCTTATTCGAAAGTGGCGCTCTCGGTCGCAGGTTTGCCGTCCGGCCCCTGGACGATCTGCTCGATTTTCAGCTCAGCGGCCTTCAGACGCGCCTCACAATGCGCTTTCAGTTTCGATCCGCGTTCGTAAATTTCAATCGACTTTTCAAGCTCGACATCGCCGCCTTCGAGGCGCCGAACGATGTCTTCCAGCTCCTTCAGGGCTTCCTCGAAGCTCATTTTGTCGATTGCCTGGGCTGCCTGATCGGCCATACCGCTGCTCCGGGTCATAGGAATGAGTTGGGGGGCACCCTACGCAGGCGCCGCGTTCATCACAATGGCCGGATTCAGGATTTTCCGCGATATTCGTAGATGCGGTAACTCCAGTATTTGTCGCCGCCGTCACGCACGCAGACCCAGCCGATTTTCGTCATGGCCGGACGCAGCATGCGGTTGAACCAGCCATGCGCTGCCAGATACACCTTACCCTCGGCTGCAGCCTCGTGCAGGCGCAACGCCGCCTGCCCTGCTCTCGCCCGTGCGGCGCGATTGCTTTCGCCGTCGAGACTGTGGCCATACAGCCAGGCCGTCCGGGCCAGCACATTCCAGGTCTTCGGCAAATATTTCTTTTTCTTGAAACGTGGCGGCGGCAACGGCGCTTCGACAAATAGCGGATCGGTCTCAGGCTCGCGCCCGCTTGCCAGACGCGCGGTCTCGATAGCGCGCGGCGCGATTGAGCTCAGAACCACGTCCGCATCTGCGACAGCTTCCTTCAGATTGTCCGGCGCCATCTGGCCATCTGCCAGGCTGCCAATCTCATACCGGCTCCACCAGTCACGGTATTCTTCCCAGTTCAGGCGCGGGCCTGCTGTTCGGTCGAGCGCAGGCTTGCCATGACGCGAAACGATTATGGGTCCGCGAACGGACTTCAGAGTGTCGGTTTTCCCGGC contains:
- a CDS encoding exodeoxyribonuclease VII small subunit, encoding MADQAAQAIDKMSFEEALKELEDIVRRLEGGDVELEKSIEIYERGSKLKAHCEARLKAAELKIEQIVQGPDGKPATESATFE
- a CDS encoding polyprenyl synthetase family protein, which encodes MDFQQRLTEIADKVTVALDQLIPPAQGPEADLMRAMRHAALADGKRMRPFYVIETGALFNADEKALLRTAAALECVHTYSLVHDDLPCMDDDDLRRGQPTVHKAFDEATAVLAGDALLTLAFKIIASDETHADPAIRLRLIERLADASGARGMVGGQMIDMLQEASPRDLNTITRMQRMKTGALISYSVEAAAIIGGASDAARHALAGFAQDLGLAYQIADDLLDATGDQEVVGKTLRSDEQAGKANFVTILGIEGARERVRLLAAQAREHLAFFRNRANILLQSVDYVLDRTR
- a CDS encoding histidine phosphatase family protein, with amino-acid sequence MNAGKTDTLKSVRGPIIVSRHGKPALDRTAGPRLNWEEYRDWWSRYEIGSLADGQMAPDNLKEAVADADVVLSSIAPRAIETARLASGREPETDPLFVEAPLPPPRFKKKKYLPKTWNVLARTAWLYGHSLDGESNRAARARAGQAALRLHEAAAEGKVYLAAHGWFNRMLRPAMTKIGWVCVRDGGDKYWSYRIYEYRGKS